In Bradyrhizobium sp. 200, the sequence TCGACCTCGACTAACGACCTCCGACTTCAGTTTCTGGAAAAATACCCCCAAGCCGAAGGGAAGCGGAGGTTACTGTTTCTCGGAAGACTTCATCACAAGAAAGGTCTCGACCGTATCTTAAACTGCTTGCAGCATGTGTTGCAAACAATACCAAATGCGCTTCTGATCGTTGCGGGCACTGGCGAGCCAAAATACGAAGAGCACATTCGGCAGCTCGTTGGCTCGTTGGCTTTGGACGATCATGTGGTGCTCACCGGACACTTGGACGGCGAACTGAAATGGGCATCTTTCGCTGCAGCGGAATTGTTTCTGCTACCATCCCGTCAGGAAAACTTCGCGATTACCGTCGCTGAGGCGATGCAAATGGGCGTTCCCGTCGTTATAACGGATAAAGTCAATACTTGGCCTTATGTAGAGGAGGCGGGTGCTGGTCTTGTTCTAGCTGAGCGTGACATTGACGCACTTCTCCCGCGAGCGATAGAGACGCTGTTGATGGATGACGCCACACGGTCAAAAATGGCGGCGCAAGGAAGCCGTTTCGCGTGCGACCGATTAACTTGGCAGGCGTCCGCGCAGAAGCTGCTCGCTTGCTATGATCAGGTTGTTTCAGGTCGAAGTGCGTAAGGGCGATCACGATGGAAGCTAGGCGATTTCAAGATCTAGCCCGTTTTGGAGGGACCGCGCGTGGGGGCGCCGCTTGGCGCGCACAGTTATGGTGGCTATTTCAAGCGGTCTTTGTGCTGCCTACCCCGCAATACATGTTCGCCTGGCGCCGATTCGCGCTTATCTTGTTTGGTGCGAAGATTGGAAAACACGTTCTCATCCGTCCGGGCGTGCGTGTCACTTACCCCTGGAATCTGACGATGGGGGACTACGTCTGGATTGGTGATAATGTGCATCTTTATTCCGTTGCGGAAATATCTATCGGATCGCATTCCTGCGTTTCACAAGATTCATACCTTTGCGCGGGAACACACGATTACCGGGACGTTACGTTTGCATTTGTCAGCACTCCGATAAAAATTGGGGAAGAGTGCTGGGTTGCTGCGCGATCATTCATTGGCCCTGGGGTCGAAATTGGAGATGCGGCCGTTGTCGGCGCAGGATCTGTTGTTATGACGAGCGTCGACGCAGAGACGATTGTGGCAGGAAATCCCGCTAAGCTTGTTGGCAGGCGTACGCGGCATGCTTTGGCAGTTTCGACCATTGTAACTGCTATGTAGCCTCTTCCACGGCGGTGATCGCTTCCATCCTCCGCTCCAAAGCCGTGGGACAGTCTTCGAGCAACCGCGCATGGGTTGTGCTAGAGGCTTCCCAATGGCGCATGGCCTTTATGTCTCTCAGTACAGACATGCGCCGGCTTTGCGCGGTATCAAGCAGCGATTGAAATAAGAAGAAAAATTCCCGCGCTTGCGTGAGGCTTTCAGCACTAATAGTGGACTGATCGAATCCATGTGCTGCCAGCCTTGATTCGATTTCATCCGCCGCGCCCTTATCGCTTCGCCAGCACCACGCATGGCGGCGTATTTGCTGGCGGGCAAGTCCGTCGGACTCGGGTGAAATTTCGAGCAGATCGATCCGGCGCAGGGATTGTTCGATCGCCTGCTCGCGGTACTGCATCAGGACCTTGTGGCGCAACATCGAGCTGGCCCGACGTTTGGGAGCTACCGTCGTCGTGGCCTCAAAAGTGAGCTTTCGCTACGCACGCGCTTCCAGTTTGGTCGGACTGCTTCTGGCAGAGCCCTGAGCGTTTGTCGTCCGAGCCATAACCGAGAGGCCGGCTTCCGTTTCGTCTAGCGCTCGCCGCTCATCAAGAAGAACAGGTTGTCGCCGCGCATCGTTACCTCATGTGGGTGCCCGGCAATCGCTTTCATGAAGGATTGAGACGTCCCGGTATTGGGGAATAGCCAGTCGTGAAGCTCGATCGCGATGAGGTCGGTCCGGTCCATCCAATCCGTGTTCGACCGGAATAGCGCTTTCTCGGCCCCTTCGAT encodes:
- a CDS encoding glycosyltransferase; this translates as MPYNILHVVPYMHPSTGGPPVVVENFVAEASRLGHSSQIISTTKFCRGDERSLKARLEQLAPTTFLTELETVPFVSRSARETIDAHVRRADLVHVHTLWRPLNVAARYACSRHDRPYVFMPHGMLDPYSLSIKALKKSIYLKFFEGPNMACAQRMIYTTSEEERLAASVGLHLPDGAIVPLGARVSSTSTNDLRLQFLEKYPQAEGKRRLLFLGRLHHKKGLDRILNCLQHVLQTIPNALLIVAGTGEPKYEEHIRQLVGSLALDDHVVLTGHLDGELKWASFAAAELFLLPSRQENFAITVAEAMQMGVPVVITDKVNTWPYVEEAGAGLVLAERDIDALLPRAIETLLMDDATRSKMAAQGSRFACDRLTWQASAQKLLACYDQVVSGRSA